In one window of Micromonospora cathayae DNA:
- a CDS encoding PaaI family thioesterase, with translation MNGGFVALLGLEFDEVTGDRVVLRWRVRPELHQPYGIQHGGVYCAVVETAASVGGAHWLGDRGQVVGVSNQTDFLRAVRDGELTAVGTPVHRGRSQQLWQVEITDTAGRLVSRGQVRLQNLSDR, from the coding sequence ATGAACGGTGGGTTCGTCGCCCTGCTGGGGCTCGAGTTCGACGAGGTGACCGGGGACCGGGTCGTCCTCCGCTGGCGGGTCCGCCCGGAGCTGCACCAGCCGTACGGGATCCAGCACGGCGGGGTGTACTGCGCGGTGGTGGAGACGGCGGCCAGCGTCGGCGGCGCGCACTGGCTCGGCGACCGGGGTCAGGTCGTCGGGGTCTCCAACCAGACGGACTTCCTGCGCGCGGTACGCGACGGCGAGCTGACCGCGGTCGGTACGCCGGTGCACCGTGGGCGCAGCCAGCAGCTCTGGCAGGTGGAGATCACCGACACCGCCGGGCGGCTGGTGTCCCGGGGGCAGGTCAGGTTGCAGAACCTCAGCGACCGCTGA
- the tyrS gene encoding tyrosine--tRNA ligase has translation MTDSSLPPSGRDSLTDDLRWRGLIQDSTDPDELRTLLDSGTATYYVGFDPTAPSLHVGHLMQVVTARRLQLAGHRPLLLVGGATGQIGDPKESAERSLNPPEVVSGWVRRIHDQLAPFVSYTGENAARLVNNLDWTGEMSVVEFLRDVGKHFPVNRMLAREVVKARLETGISFTEFSYQLLQSNDFFELHRRYGCQLQFGGSDQWGNISAGVDYVRRRGAGPVQAFTTPLVTRSDGTKFGKTEGGAVWLDPAMTSPYAFYQFWVNVDDRDVGPYLRYFSFRSREELEELEKATAERPAARAAQRALAEELTTLVHGATEAAQAVAASQALFGRGSLDELAEETLRAALTEAGLAQLTELPDVAGLLRDSGLVPSLKEARRVIAEGGAYVNNNRVTEVDAVVGPEALLHGRFLVLRRGKRSFAGVELQR, from the coding sequence GTGACCGATAGCAGCCTCCCGCCATCCGGGCGGGACTCCCTGACCGACGACCTGCGGTGGCGGGGCCTGATCCAGGACTCCACCGACCCCGACGAGCTGCGCACGCTGCTCGACAGCGGGACGGCCACGTATTACGTCGGTTTCGACCCGACCGCGCCCAGCCTGCACGTCGGCCACCTGATGCAGGTCGTCACCGCGCGGCGGCTCCAGCTCGCCGGTCACCGGCCGCTGCTGCTGGTCGGGGGCGCGACCGGCCAGATCGGGGACCCGAAGGAGAGCGCCGAACGGTCGCTCAACCCACCCGAGGTGGTCTCCGGCTGGGTGCGCCGCATCCACGACCAGCTCGCGCCCTTCGTCTCGTACACCGGGGAGAACGCCGCCCGCCTGGTCAACAACCTGGACTGGACCGGCGAGATGTCGGTGGTCGAGTTCCTCCGCGACGTGGGCAAGCACTTCCCGGTCAACCGGATGCTGGCCCGCGAGGTGGTCAAGGCCCGGCTGGAGACCGGCATCAGCTTCACCGAGTTCAGTTACCAGCTCCTCCAGTCCAACGACTTCTTCGAGCTGCACCGCCGGTACGGCTGCCAGTTGCAGTTCGGTGGCTCCGACCAGTGGGGCAACATCTCCGCCGGGGTGGACTACGTCCGCCGCCGGGGGGCGGGTCCGGTGCAGGCGTTCACCACGCCGCTGGTGACGAGGTCCGACGGGACGAAGTTCGGCAAGACCGAGGGCGGGGCGGTCTGGCTCGACCCGGCGATGACCAGCCCGTACGCCTTCTACCAGTTCTGGGTGAACGTCGACGACCGGGACGTCGGCCCGTACCTGCGGTACTTCAGCTTCCGCTCGCGGGAGGAGCTGGAGGAACTGGAGAAGGCGACGGCCGAGCGTCCGGCGGCGCGGGCCGCCCAGCGGGCCCTGGCGGAGGAGCTGACCACCCTGGTGCACGGCGCGACCGAGGCCGCCCAGGCGGTCGCCGCCAGCCAGGCGCTGTTCGGCCGGGGGTCGCTGGACGAGCTGGCCGAGGAGACCCTGCGGGCCGCGCTGACCGAGGCCGGGCTGGCGCAGCTCACCGAGTTGCCGGATGTCGCCGGCCTGCTCCGGGACTCCGGCCTGGTCCCGAGCCTGAAGGAGGCCCGCCGGGTGATCGCCGAGGGCGGGGCGTACGTCAACAACAACCGGGTCACCGAGGTCGACGCGGTGGTCGGTCCGGAGGCGCTGCTGCACGGTCGCTTCCTGGTGCTGCGCCGCGGCAAGCGCTCGTTCGCCGGGGTTGAGCTGCAAAGATAG